In a genomic window of Sulfuriferula nivalis:
- the aroE gene encoding shikimate dehydrogenase, with product MEKYYAVIGNPIAHSKSPLIHAAFAEQLGLSIRYERLLAPLENFAGTVRQFQTDGGRGANVTVPFKEVACQLADTITARARLAGAVNTLVFSDLGIHADNTDGAGLIADIQVNLAYALKGRRVLIMGAGGASRGVIAPILAMQPAFLVIANRTLAKAQTLRAQFSPYGIVEAADYAALNGMQFDCVINATSASLAGESIAMPDGVFAQGSLAYDMMYASAPTAFMQYAQQQGSERVADGLGMLVEQAAVSFHLWHGVHPTTQPVISLLRNL from the coding sequence GTGGAAAAATATTATGCCGTTATTGGCAATCCTATTGCCCATTCCAAGTCACCTTTAATCCATGCTGCGTTTGCCGAGCAGCTGGGGTTGTCTATACGTTATGAACGACTGCTTGCACCGCTGGAGAATTTTGCCGGCACCGTTCGTCAATTTCAAACCGATGGCGGGCGTGGCGCAAATGTTACAGTGCCGTTTAAAGAGGTCGCCTGTCAGTTAGCGGATACCATCACTGCGCGTGCACGTTTAGCCGGTGCAGTGAATACATTGGTGTTTTCGGATTTGGGTATACATGCTGATAATACTGATGGGGCGGGACTCATTGCCGATATACAGGTCAATTTGGCTTATGCGTTAAAGGGGCGACGTGTGCTTATAATGGGTGCAGGGGGTGCGTCTCGTGGTGTTATCGCCCCTATTTTAGCGATGCAACCAGCCTTTCTGGTGATTGCTAACCGTACGTTAGCGAAGGCGCAGACATTGCGTGCGCAGTTCTCCCCCTACGGTATCGTCGAGGCGGCTGATTATGCTGCACTGAATGGTATGCAATTCGATTGCGTTATTAATGCCACTTCGGCGAGTCTGGCTGGGGAATCCATTGCTATGCCTGACGGTGTGTTTGCCCAAGGCAGTCTGGCGTACGACATGATGTATGCCTCTGCGCCAACCGCCTTTATGCAATATGCACAGCAACAAGGCTCAGAACGGGTAGCAGATGGCTTGGGTATGTTGGTTGAACAGGCAGCGGTATCATTTCATCTTTGGCATGGTGTACATCCCACTACGCAACCCGTCATTTCTTTACTGCGTAACTTATGA
- the mtgA gene encoding monofunctional biosynthetic peptidoglycan transglycosylase, whose amino-acid sequence MILKWIKRSILALLAIILLYQLWLFAHVWWWVDHNPDNSAFMDERLNIMQQQNPDAELRFKWVPYSQISINLKRALVAAEDSKFLNHDGFDWEGIQNAAEKNIKKGKIVAGGSTISQQLAKNLFLSSQRTPWRKLEEAMITVMLEQMMSKRRILEIYMNVIEWGNGVFGAQAASYYYYRTKPANLSSAQAAKLAAMVPNPRYYDTHRSARGLLHRTAIIQARMSQVAVPR is encoded by the coding sequence ATGATACTCAAATGGATTAAACGCAGTATTCTTGCGCTGCTAGCAATTATCTTACTATACCAACTCTGGTTATTTGCACATGTCTGGTGGTGGGTCGATCATAATCCTGATAATAGTGCGTTTATGGATGAGCGCCTTAACATCATGCAGCAGCAAAATCCAGATGCCGAATTACGGTTTAAATGGGTGCCATATAGTCAAATTTCCATCAATTTAAAGCGAGCGCTGGTTGCAGCTGAAGATAGTAAATTCTTGAATCATGATGGTTTTGATTGGGAAGGTATACAAAATGCAGCAGAGAAAAATATTAAGAAAGGCAAGATAGTTGCAGGAGGTTCAACTATTAGTCAGCAATTAGCTAAAAATTTATTTTTGTCGAGTCAGCGTACACCCTGGCGTAAACTCGAAGAGGCGATGATTACGGTCATGTTGGAACAAATGATGAGTAAGCGTCGTATTCTGGAAATCTATATGAATGTGATTGAGTGGGGTAATGGTGTATTCGGTGCGCAGGCTGCTTCATATTATTACTATCGTACCAAGCCAGCCAATTTAAGCTCGGCGCAGGCTGCCAAGCTTGCTGCAATGGTGCCGAACCCACGTTATTACGATACCCATCGTAGCGCTAGAGGTCTGTTACATAGAACGGCAATAATTCAGGCGCGCATGAGCCAAGTTGCGGTGCCTAGGTAA
- a CDS encoding tyrosine-type recombinase/integrase — translation MAKPYQEGKTWSIRLRIKGQDIYLSGFASAAAALKAAVKQQHALENLGKPIGQGPWRTSVGQALQTYACERLPFLKGARQDADRINRFLRHLGLDLIRLRRPDPAASGNTPKTTYWKVELAPCPKKRAVPKGLHAHRNQQQRRTKNTDAHRAKLACTMMADVTAHQLQSLIDVMRQDGYGASSIALERAGLRSLFNHAQRSWSWPEPNRNPASGLIMPKIDNARDRVFSNAEWDRLIAALQESTNPYVAPALALLLQTTMRSSEVLLRALWQDVDWDRCILKLGDAKAGARDVPLSPPAIAVLRELQERAGEADPQARILPITYESLKAAWNRARDRAGLENANLHDLRHTGATRFALEFHGNLPVLKLITGHKTDVQLQRYVNVKVDDVVRLMHGRTLNENDAPAGLTAARLAELFKLEPETVAVGNTESPPDNVVQFDFKRRSA, via the coding sequence ATGGCTAAACCTTATCAAGAAGGTAAAACCTGGTCAATCCGCCTGCGCATCAAGGGTCAGGACATCTACCTGAGCGGTTTTGCCAGTGCTGCCGCTGCGCTGAAAGCAGCCGTTAAACAGCAACACGCACTGGAAAATCTGGGCAAGCCGATCGGGCAGGGACCCTGGCGCACCAGCGTCGGACAAGCTCTGCAAACTTACGCATGCGAGCGGCTACCCTTTCTAAAAGGGGCCCGCCAGGATGCGGATCGCATCAATCGATTCTTGCGCCACCTCGGTCTCGACCTGATCCGGCTCAGACGGCCTGATCCTGCAGCATCGGGCAACACCCCTAAAACCACATACTGGAAAGTTGAACTAGCCCCTTGCCCAAAAAAACGTGCGGTGCCGAAAGGCTTGCACGCGCACCGGAATCAGCAGCAGCGGCGCACCAAAAATACCGACGCGCATCGCGCCAAATTGGCATGCACCATGATGGCCGATGTGACGGCGCATCAGTTGCAGTCATTGATCGACGTGATGCGGCAAGACGGTTATGGTGCCTCCAGCATCGCGCTGGAACGGGCGGGACTACGCAGTCTGTTTAACCATGCACAGCGCAGTTGGTCTTGGCCGGAACCGAACCGCAATCCTGCCAGCGGGCTGATCATGCCAAAGATAGACAACGCACGTGATCGTGTCTTCAGTAATGCCGAATGGGACCGGCTTATCGCCGCCTTGCAGGAAAGCACAAACCCTTATGTCGCACCCGCACTGGCCCTGCTGTTGCAAACCACCATGCGTTCATCAGAAGTCCTGCTCAGGGCACTTTGGCAAGATGTCGATTGGGATCGCTGCATCCTGAAGCTGGGCGATGCTAAGGCAGGTGCGCGCGACGTGCCGTTGAGTCCACCCGCGATTGCTGTGCTGCGCGAGTTGCAAGAGCGGGCGGGTGAAGCGGATCCGCAAGCGCGCATACTGCCCATCACATACGAATCACTTAAAGCCGCATGGAACCGTGCGCGCGACCGTGCCGGCTTAGAAAACGCTAACCTGCACGATCTTCGCCATACCGGGGCCACACGCTTTGCTCTCGAATTTCACGGCAACCTGCCCGTGCTCAAACTCATAACGGGACACAAGACCGATGTGCAGCTGCAGCGCTACGTAAACGTCAAAGTTGACGACGTGGTGCGCTTGATGCACGGCCGGACACTCAATGAAAACGATGCACCCGCGGGCCTCACTGCCGCAAGGTTGGCGGAGCTTTTTAAGCTGGAGCCAGAAACCGTGGCCGTGGGAAATACGGAATCTCCGCCAGACAATGTGGTGCAATTCGATTTCAAGCGGAGGTCAGCATGA